The Sandaracinobacteroides saxicola nucleotide sequence TCGAACCAGCGGTCGGGCAGGGTGGCGGGGTCGGCGCGGAAGCCGGCGAACAGCGCGGTGACGACGGCGGCCGCGGGCTCGCGCACGGCGTTGACGCTGGGGTGGGTGTAAAGCGCGCGGCGGAGGAAGGCTTTCAGCGCGCGGTCGTGCGGGGCGAAGGCGGCGGAGAAGCGCGCGATGGTTTGCCCGGCGCCGCGGATGTCGTCGGGGTGGCGGGGGTCGAGTGCGGCGAGGTTTTGCCGGGTTTCGCCGAGCACGTCGCCCAGCATCAGGCCGATGAGGTCGCGGACCAGTTGCGGGCGCAGGCGACGGGCGGGCGTGCCGGGGAAGCGGGTTTCGACGCCGTGCCACAGGTCGGCGAGCAGCGGCACATCGGCCAGCACCTGGTCGAGCGTCAGCAGCCCGGCACGCAGCCCGTCGTCCAGGTCGTGGGCATTGTAGGCGATGTCGTCCGCGATGGCGGCGACCTGCGCCTCCAGCCCGGCGTGGCTGGCGAGATCGAGCGGGAAGGCGGCGTCCGCCTCTGCCAGCGCCCAGCCGGGGCGGGGCACGGGGCCGTTGTGCTTGGCGAGGCCTTCCAGCGCCTCCCAGCCCAGGTTGAGGCCGGGGTAGGCAGGCGTGCGCGCCTCCAGCCGGGTGAGGATGCGCACCGTGTGGCCGTTGTGGTCGAAGCCGCCCCAGGGCGCCATGGCGGCGGTCAGCGCGTCCTCGCCGCTGTGGCCGAAGGGCGGGTGGCCGAGGTCGTGGCCGAGCGCCAGCAGTTCGGTCAGGTCCTCGTTCAGGCCCAGGCTGCGCGCCACGCTGCGGGCGAGCTGCGCGACCTCGAGGCTGTGCGTCAGGCGGACGCGGAAATGGTCGCCATCGGGCGCGACGAACACCTGGGTCTTGTAGCGCAGGCGGCGGAAGGCGGTGCAGTGGATCAGCCGGTCGCGGTCGCGGGCGAACGGGGTGCGCGTGCCGTCAGGCGTGTCGGGATGCTGGCGACCGCGGGTGGCGACGGTGGCGAAGCGCGCGGTCATGCAAGGCCCTTTTGCAGTACGGTCACATCGGACAGGGTATAGCCGATAGCCTGGTAGAAGCCCTGTGCGACGGCGTTGTCGGCACGCACCATCAGGTTCAGTTTCGGCACGCCATGTCGCAGCAGCCAGGCCTCGGCGGCGGTCATCAGGGCGCGGCCGAGGCCGTGTCTCTGGCGGGCCGGGGCAACGGCGAGATAATAGACCCAGCCGCGATGGCCGTCGTGACCGACCATGACGGTACCGGCCAGCCCGACAGCATCGTGCAGACCGAGGATCGTGGAGGCGGGGCCTGACAGCGCCCGGTCGAAATCGCTGCCCGGATCGTTCCACGGCCGGGTCAGGCCACAGTCATGCCAGAGCGCGATGGTCGCGCCGCGGTCGGCGGGGACAAGGGGCGCGGGGCGGTTGGTCACGCACGGTTGGTAGGCCGGGCGGCGGCGTTTGGCGAGGGGTCAGAGGGTCAGCGGTGGCGGCGGGGCGTCGGGGAAGAGCTGGCGGGCAAGGCGGGCCGGGTCCTGCGCGAAATGGCCGGCGGCGAGGGTGAGGATGAGGGCGCGGAGGTCGGTGGTGGGGCGCAGGTCGCGCCCCTCGAACCGGGCGGCGGGGGCAAGGCCGGGCCAGTCCGCCAGCACGCGGCCCGACAGGCGGGGGAAGGCGGCAAGGCCGCCGCCGGCGACGAGGGCGGCGCCGCCGGTGCCATGATCGGTGCCGCCGGTGCCGTTGACGGCGACGGTGCGGCCGAATTCGGTGGCGGCGAGCACCAGCGTGTCCGCCCAAAGAGGGCCAAGGCCGGAGGCAAGCGCGGCGATGGCGCCATCCAGTTGCCGCAGCTGGTTGGCGAGACGGCCTTTCTGGCCGCTGTGGGTATCCCAGCCGCCGATTTCCAGCGTGGCGAGGCGGGGACCGTTGGCCTGGGCGAGGAAGGTGGCGGCGATCTTCGCCAGTGCCTGCGGTTCGGCGCGGTTGCCGGTGGGGTCGGCCATGCCGCTGGCCAGCGTGCGGGCGCTCAGCGCCTCGCTCCACAGCGGGTGCAGCAGCGGGTCGGCGGCGTAGAGGCGGGTGACGCGCGACAGCAGCGCTTCCTGCGCGTCGGGCAGGTTGCTGGGGGCATAGCTGGTGACGTTCGCCGGGCCTTTCAGCGCCAGCGGGATCACGGGCGCGATGGCGACCGCGCTGCTGCCGGCGAGCGCCCCGGTCAGCCGGTTCATCCAGCCATCGCGCAGGGCATGGACGGCGGCGGCCCCGCTTTCCAGCACGTCCTGGCCATCGAAATGGCTGCGGTCGCGATAGGGGCTGGCGACGGCGTGGACGAAGCCGGCCTGGCCCCGCGCGGCGAGCGCGGCGGTCTGGGCGAGCGCCGGGTGCAGGCCGAACAGCCCGCCGGGCAGCGGCAACGGGTTTTCCACGACCAGCGCGCCGCGCGCGGCGGCATAGCCCGGGTCGGCGCCGGGGATGACGGTGTCGAGGCCGTCCATGGCGCCGCGCAGGATGATGAAGACGAAGCGGCGCGGGGTGGGCGCGGCGGCGAAGGCGAGGCCGGGCAGCAGGCCGGCGGCAAGGCCGGTGCCGAGCAGGAGACGGCGGCTGATCATCGGCGCAGGAACTCCGGCGAGAGGAAGAGGAGGGCGAGCGCCTGGGCGCCGCTGTCCGCCGCGGTGATGGCGTTGGCGGTGGTGGGCGTCAGCGTGCCGGGCAGCAGGCGGGGGGCCAGCGTGCGGGCGTCGAGCGCGGCGGGGAGCAGGGCGGCGAGGCGCTGCGCGGTCTCGACGCGGCGCATCAGCGCGTCGGGCGCGGCCCAGGTGGCGGCGGTGTCCCCCCAGCCGGCAGGGGAGCCGGGCCGCCAGGGCGGCTGGCCGAGCGCGTTGAGGGCCGGCACGATGCCGAAGCCGGGAAGGTCGCTGAGGCCGGCGCCGCGCAGGGCGGCGATCAGCCAGTCCCAGGGGCTGCGCACCTTGGCGGCGGGGGCCGCCCAGCTTTCGGGGGCGCTGGCCAGGGCGCGGTGGAGCGTCGGCAGGTCGCCGCGGCCCTGCAGGAAGCTGTCGGCGAGGCGGGCGACGAGGGCGGGTGGCGGATTGTCGGCGACGAAATGACGGGCGAGCTTGGTGGCGAGGTGGCGGGCGGTGGCCGGGTGGCTGGCGAGGGTGGCGAGCATCGCCTCGGCCTGGGTGGCACCGCCCTGGCGATAGCGGGTGCCGAGCAGGCGGCGGTCGCCGGGTTCGTGCCAAGCCGGCTGGAAGACGAAGGCGCCGTCCGGGGCATCCCGGCTGAGGCGGGCAAGCGGCCCGCGCCGGGCAAAGCCTCCGACGCTCCAGCCGGTCAGCGCGCGGGCGAATTCGCTGACATCGGCCTGGGTGTAGCCACCGTCGACGCCGAGCGTGTGCAGTTCGAGGATTTCGCGGGCGAGATTCTCGTTGAGGCCGACCGGGCGCGGCGGCTGGCCATCGGCGCGCGGGCGGCGCGCGGCGGCACGGGTGCCGACCTCGCTGCCGGGGCCGATGGACTGCGCCTGGTCGAGGTAGAGCAGCATGGCGGGATGGCGGACGACGGCAAGCAGCAGGTCGGCGAAGCGGCGGTTCAGGTTGGGGCGGATCGCCTCCACCTCCAGCGTGTGGGCGAGGCCGAGGGTCTCCAGCTTGTCGGCGCTGACGGTGAAATGGTTGGCCCAGAAATGTGCCAGCCGTTCGGCAAAGGGCGTGGCCGTGGTGAGGGCGGTGACGGCGCGGGCGCGCACGGCCTGGCTGTAATCATCCTGCGCCTGTTTGCGGACGATGCGGCGCGCCTCCATCCGGGCGGCGGGGTCCTGCCCATAAGTTTCGCGCAGCGCGACGAGGCGGGCGGTGACGGCGGCGCTGCCGGCGACGGCGGGAAAGGCGTCGGCACGGAAGCGGTCGAGCTGCGCCAGGAGGTCGGCGCGCGGGTCCGCGGGGGCCGGCCCATCGGGGCGGGCGCCCAGGCCGAAGCGGTTGGCGGCGATGGCGGGGGCGAAGACGGGCAGCGACATCGGAACCTCTGCGCCTGACTACGCCGCGCGTTCGGGCTTTTCCCCGGCGGTTGCGTCCAGGCGTTAGCGCACCGCGCCCGATGCCTTCAGCGCGGCGGCATCGAGGCCGAGTTCGGCGAGCAGCGCGTCCGTGTCTGCGCCGGCTTTCGGGGCGGGCGTGGGGGTGGGGACCGTGGTGGCGCTGTAGCGGGGCGCCGGCATCGGCTGGGTCATGCCGCCGATGTCGGCGAAGCTGCCGCGCGCGGCATTGTGCGGGTGAGCCGGCGCCTCCGCCATGCTGAGGATGGGGGCGTAGCAGACGTCGGTGGTTTCCATCAGCGCGTCCCAGTGGGCGCGGGGCCGGGATTTGAACAGCGCGGTCAGCTTCGCCTTCAGCGGGCCCCAGCTGGCGGGGTTCATCTGGGCGTCGAAATCGGGATCCTGGTCCAGGCCGGTGCGGGCGCGCAGCTCGGCGTAGAATTGCGGCTCGATGCTGCCGATCGAGATCCACCGGCTGTCGGCGGTTTCATAGCTGTCGTAGAAATGCGTGCCGGTGTCGAGCAGGTTGACGCCGCGCTCGTCTTTCCAGATGCCCAGCCCGCGGAAGCCCCAGATCATCGCCATCAGCACGGCGGCGCCCTCGGTCATGGCGCAGTCGATCACCTGGCCCTGCCCGGTCTTCTGCGCGTGCAGCAGCGCGGCTGTCATGCCGAAGGCGAGCATCATGCCGCCGCCACCGAAATCGCCCACCATGTTGATCGGCGGCGTCGGCTTGTCACCGGCGCGGCCATAGGCGTGGAGGGCGCCGGCGAGCGCGATATAGTTGATGTCATGGCCGGCGGCGGGCGCATAGGGGCCGGTCTGGCCCCAGCCGGTCATGCGGCCATAGACGAGGCGCGGATTGTCCGCGAGCAGCGTGTCGGGGCCGAGGCCCAGGCGCTCCATGACGCCGGGGCGCAGGCCTTCGAAGAAGCCGTCGGCGGTCTTCACCAGCGCGCGCACGGTGGCGATGCCGTCGGCATGTTTCAGGTCGACGATGATCGATCTGCGGTTGCGGCCCAGCACCGGCTCGGGCGCCTGGGCACCGGGGCGGTCGATGCGGATCACCTCCGCGCCATGGTCGGCGAGCATCATGCCGGCAAAGGGCCCGGGGCCGATTCCCGCCATTTCGATGATTCGGATGCCGTCGAGTGGCCCGGCCATGTTCGTCTCCCTGCGGCTAACCATGATTTTGCCACGTGCTAGCGCGTGGGCGGCGCGGGAGGCAAGCCGCTGATTCGACAGGGGTGACGGGAAAAATACCAATTAATGTGTCAGTTAAGTTATAATCTTTCCATCCACTTCGGCTTTGACGCTGCATTGACGAACGATGCGGAACCCGTTCTAGCGACGCTAAAGGTCGCAGCGTCGAAAAGGCGCGATAACAAGGTGGGGTTCGCATGATCAATCGCATGAAGCTGACCGTTGCCGCGGCGCTGGTGTCGTTGGCGGTGATGCCGGCGCGGGCGCAATATCTGGTGGATACCGGGGCCGGCGCGGGGCCGGATGCCTGGGTCCTCGCCGGCGGCGCATCGCAATGGGGCACCAATGTCAACTGGGCGGGGAAATTCACGCTGTCCAGCGCCTCGGTGATCACCTCGCTGGAATATTGGATGGATGTGGTGAATGCCGGGTCCTTTGCCATTCGCGTGTACAGCGCCGCGAAGGGCCTGCCGGGATCGTCCGCGGCGCTTTATGCGCGCGGCGTGTCGATGGGCAGCAGCAGCGTGGCGGGCGGCGCCGCCTGGCGGGGGGCGACACGGCAGGCGCTGACGCTGGCACCGGGCAGCTACTGGATCAGTTTCGAATCGTCGCGGACGTCGACCTTTGACGCGCTGCTGCCCAATTATCCCGCCAGTCCGCTGCTGGATCAGGCGTTCCGCGTGGGCAGCGATCCCTGGGAGCCGGCGGGCACTTTCGAGCCTTTCGGGGTGCGCATCGGCGGTTCGGCTGTGGTGGCCCTGCCGGGTGACCAGCTGGAGGGCGGGGCGCTGCTGGGCCGCTTCGACGCGGGCGCGATGAATGCGGCGGTGCCGGAAAGCGCCACCTGGGTGATGCTGATCGCCGGTTTCGGGCTGGTTGGCGCCGGGCTGCGCCGACAGCGGGCCGCCATCGGCTGACCGCAGATTCAGAACGGGTCATATCCCCCCCGGTCGCCTGCCGTGCGACCGGGGGTTTTCTTTTGCCGCCGACGTACGACAGTGCGGAGGATGAATGATTAACCATATTTCATGTGGGCGCGATCCAGGTCTTGTCATGTCGCGTCCGGGGCCCTGTTCTGTTGCGTAAAGGGGGATCAAGTGGATCTGAGGCTGGACACGCCGTCAATCCGGTCGAGCGACCGGACCTGGTTCGCCCCGTTTCTTTACAATGCCGGCTACTTGTTCAGCTATCTGCTGTTTCCGACCCGGGTCTGGCCCTATCGTCTGCTGCGCTTCTTCGGCATTGGCCTGATGGGACTGACGCGGGGTGTCGGAACCGCCGGGCTGCCGCTCGCCACGGGCAATGCCATCTGCATCGCGGGGTACCGCCATTCGGCCAACAGCTTCCTGGTCAGCAATGTCGACCGTGATGTGCATGCGCTGGTCCTGTCGCACAACCATCGCGCGTGGGAAGTGCGCCGCGCGGTGGCGTTGAAGCTGCCGGTCCTGTTGCTGGTGCGCGATCCGAAGGCCATCGCGGAATCCACCTGGCTGCGGTCTCGGGTGGGATGGAACGGCCAGCGCTATCCCATCTGGCCGGCGACCACCCTGCTGTGCTGGATGCTCTATCATCGCGCGGTGATGCGGTTCGAGAGCCGGCTTTCGGTCGTTTGCTTCCAGCGCGTGATCCGGGGCTGGCCGGCGGTGGTCGAGGCCGCCGCGGCGCGCGGCGTGACCTTGCACCTGCCGGCGCGGGAGGAAGCGATCAATGGCCTTGGCAATTTGCGGCCGGTGACGCTGAGCCGCTGGGCGTCATGGCTGCTGCGCCACGCCGAGGCGCGGCATCGCGCCCTGGTGGCGAAGAGCATTTAGAGTGCATTTCGCAAAAGTGTGAAGCGGTTTTCCGACAAGAGTGCACGACAACAAAAGATAGACCCCCATTCTGATCCCATCAGAATGGGGGTTTGGCACGGCCGGTCCGACAAGGAAGGCGCGGGGCCGCAGGAGCAGCCGTCGCGCTTCAACTCCGGGGCAAACGGGGCTAGATCGGTGACGCGCGCTGTGGCGTTCCGGTCGGGAGCATTGAACATGTCATCGGCCGTGGGGCGCGTCGCCATCATCGGTGCGGGATTTTCCGGCACCATGTGCGCGATCAACCTGGTGCGCCACGGCGCCGCCGTCGACCTGATCGACGCCTCCGGGCATTTCGGTGGCGGCCTCGCCTTCGGCCGCGCCGCCCCCGGCCATCTGCTCAACGTCCGTGCCGCCAACATGAGCGCGCTTCCCGATGCCCCCGACCATTTCGCCCGCTGGATGGCGCACCAGGGCATGGACGGTCATGGCTTCGCGCCGCGCCGCGCCTATGCCGACTATCTGGCGCAGCTTCTGGCGGAGAGCGAGGCCGCGCATCCCGGCATGCTGGCGCGCCACCATGGCCGCGCCGTCGCTGCCTCGCCCGCCGGCATCACGCTGGACGGCGGCCCCTTCCTGCCCGCGCGTGCCACCATCCTGGCCGCGGGCAATTTCCCGCCCGTGCTGCCGCCGGGCGTCGATCCGGCAAGGCTGCCCCCCGGTCGCTGGCACCCCGACCCGTGGCGGCTGGATGCGCCCGCCCTTGTGCGCGCAGGCCCGGTGCTGCTGCTCGGCACGGGCCTGACCATGGTCGATGTCGCGCTCAGCCTGGCGCGCGCCGGGCCGGCGCCGCTGCACGCGCTGTCGCGGCGCGGCCTCACCCCGCGCGCGCATGCCGATGCCCCGCCGGCGCCGTTGCCCGATTGTCCGCGCGGCAGCCTCGCCGAGTTGCTGCGCGCCACCCGGCGGCGGGCGGCGGACGTCGGCTGGCGCTCCGCGGTCGATGCCCTGCGCCCCTACACCGCCTCGCTCTGGCAGCGCGCCACCCTTGACGAGCGCCGCCAGTTCCTGCGGCATCTTCGCCCCTGGTGGGACGTTCACCGCCACCGCCTTGCCCCCGAGGTCGCCGCGGATGTCAGGGCGCTGCGCGAAACCGGCCGCCTCTCGGTGGTGGCGGGCCGCATGGTTGCCGCCGTGCCGTCGCCGGAGGGTATCGCCGTCCGCTGGCGCGGCCACGATGGCGACGAGACCAGCCTCAGCGTCGCCCATCTCGTCAACTGCACCGGCCCCGCCGGCGATCCGTCGCGCGCGGGCGATCCGCTGATCGGCGCGCTGCTGGCCCGCGGCGATGTCCGCCGCGATGCGCTCGGCCTCGGCCTCGACGCCGACGCCCAGTGCCGCGCACTCACTGACGCCGGCCCCAGCGACTGGCTGCATCTGGTCGGCCCGCTCAGCCGCGGCGCCTTCTGGGAGATGACCGCGGTTCCTGACATCCGCCGCCAGGCCTGGATGCTCGCCCGGCGCCTGTGCGCCGCCCATTGGGTCGGTGGCGAGCTTTGATCCGGACCACCAAGCGTCTGCCCGCCCGCCGTCCAAGGGGGACAGCGGGCGGCCTTCCCGACCTCCCCTGCCTTGCCGATCGCGGCATGCATATATATGCAGCTTCCAGACGTCCGGGCGATGCGATCCCCGGTGGCGGGCCTTTGCGGGAGGGATGACCATGGGCTGGGGTGACGGGGTCGACGCGGCGTTGCTGGCGCGGTTGCGGGCGTTCGACACGCCGACCATCTGCAATGCGCTGGAGCTGGCGACCGGCGGCCGGCGCGCGACCGGCTTCACGCGGCGCACCATGGTCTGCCCGTTCCCGGCGCTGCCGCCGATGGTGGGCTTCGCGCGGACGGCGACGCTGCGCAGCGCCGCGCCAAGTTCGATGGCAGCGGCGGAGGCGCGGGCGCTGCGGCTGCGTTACTATGCCCATGTCGCAGGTGGCGGGGTGCCGACCATCGCGGTGATCCAGGACCTGGACCATGATGTCGGGCTGGGCGCCTTTTGGGGAGAGGTCAATTCCAAGGTCCATCGCGCGCTGGGATGCGCCGGGGCGCTGACCAACGGCGCGGTGCGCGACCTCGACATGCTGGCGCCGGACTTTCCCATCGTCGCCGGCTGCGTCACGCCGAGCCATGCCTTCGTCCGCATCGAGCAGGTGGGCGGCGATGTCGAGATATTGGGGATGCCGGTGCGCGACGGCGACCTGATCCATGCCGACCGGCATGGCGCGGTGACGATCGACCGCGACGCGGCGGCCCGCCTGCCGCATGCGATCGAGGTGATCATCGCGCGCGAGCGGCTGATCCTGGAGGCCGCCGCGCAGCCGGGGTTCGGCGTGGAGGCCATCCGCCGGGCGATGGCGGAGGGCGACGACATTCATTGAATCATTGCGTGCGCGACGACCGCGTGAGAAATTGCGCGGGGGGTGGCGAAAACGGTGATTTGCGCGCACCGGAGCGCAGCGTGCTTGACGCACGTGAGCACCGGGGCACAGCAAATCGCCGTTTGCAGCCCGCTCTGCGCGATCTATCGCACGGTCGTCAGAATTTGGCGCGGAGGCGCACGCCATAGTTGGTGGGCAGGCTCCAGGTGGTCTGGTTGATGCCGTCGCCGCCATAGACGGTGCGCTGGTTGACGATGCTGTTCTCGATATTCTCGACATAGGCATCGATACCGAAGCGGTCGTTGGCGCTGCTCCAGCTGACGCGCAGGTCGGTCTTGGTGAAGGCCTTCTGGTCGCCGTTGTTGTCGAGGAAGGAGACCTGCGTCTGTGCTGAATAGGCGCTGGAGAAGAAGAACTGCACCTGCGGCGTCAGCCGGCCCATGTCGCCCAGGTCGATGTCATAGGCGCCGATGACGCTGGCGGTGAACTCCGGCGCGAATTGCGGCCGCAGGCCGCGCAGGCTGATGAAGCGCGCGGTCGGCTGCCCCAGGCCCTTGACGGTCTGGTGCGGGGCCAGCACGCTGTAGGCACCGAATTTCGAATCGAGATAGTTGGCGGTCAGTGTCACGCGGAAATTCTCGACCGGCAGGATTTCCAACGCGGCTTCGACGCCCGTCGTCTTGATGTCGCCGCCGTTGACCGCGATGGTGTCGACGCTGCCCGAGGCGTTCAGCCGCTGGAAGCTGGTGACCAGGTTCTTGTATTTGGTGTGATAGATCGAGCCGTTGAACTGGACGCGATTGTCCATGAAACGGCTCTTGATGCCGAGCTCGTAGTTGATCGACTTCTGGTCGCCGGTGGTGGTGCCGTCGGTCGCCAGCGAGCCCGAGAGGAAACCGGTGGAGACCTGCGCGAAGACCAGCACATCCTCGCCGGCGTCGAACTCGACCGCGCCGCGCCAGGTGACGTTGCTATAGTCGCGCTTGGTCCTGCTGGTGGCGAGCGCCGGGTCGGTGGAGAAGCCATCGACGGTGATCGGCGCGAACAGCGGGAATTGCGGGCCGCGATAGGAGGTCGGCCCGTTGAAGTTGACCGAATCCTTCTTGTCGATCGAGTAGCGGATGGCGCCGACGACGCGCAGTGAATCGATGAGTTCGTAGCTGGCCTGGCCGAAGGCGCCGAGCGTGGTGACGTTGACATATTGGAAGGTGTTGGAGTTGCGGCCGTTGCGGTTGGCAACCGTCGGATCGCCCATGTTGATCTGGTTCACCAGGATCGGCGTGGGGTTGAGCACACGGACCGTGATGCCGTCGGGCGTCGTCACCAGCGGGCGGATGGCGTTGTTGAAATCATCGGTGACGAGGTAGCGCAGCGAGGCGCTGAGAAACTGGATCTTGTCCCGCGAGGCATAGCCGCCGAGGTTATATTTGAAGCGGCCGGTATCGCGGGAGGCGAGTTGCAGTTCCAGCGTGTAGGATTTCACCCGCTCGCGCAGGAAATCGGCGGCGATCGGCGCTTCGCTGAAGTCATTGTCCTGACCGACATCGAGCTTGAAGTCGGTGTAGCTGGCGATGATCTTGCCATCGAGCGTGTCGGCGAGCGGATAATTGCCCTCCAGCGTGGCGTTGAACTCGTCGATGCGGTCGTTGTGGACGAAGTCCTTGTTCACCGTGTGCGGGTCATTGGGGTTGAAATCGCGCGTGCCGGCGGCACCGCGCCGCGGGTTGCGGCAATCCTTGGTGGTGCCATAGGGATCGGTCAACCCTTGAGCGTTCAGGTTGCGGCAGACGCCGGTATAGGCGAACAAGCCGGCGACATTGCCGCGTTCACGCACATTGGTGACACGCAGCGTCAGGTCGCCGCCGCCGGCGGGGGCATAGCGCGCCGAGCCGCGGAAGGCGACGGTGTCGATGGTGCCGAGATTCTCGCCGTTCAGGTTCTTCACATAGCCATCGCCGCGCTCGTAATAGCCGGCAAGGCGCACGGCGAAGGAATCCGACAGCGGCGCGTTGACGAAGCCTTCGGTGCGCAGCGTGTTGAAGCGCGCGTAGGAGACGGTGGCGCCGGCGGCGAAGCCGGTGGTGCTGGGGGCGTTGGTGTAGAGGTTGACGGCACCGGCGAGCGTGTTGCGGCCATAGAGCGTGCCCTGCGGGCCTTTCAGCACTTCCATGCGGGAGACATCGAAAAAGGCGCGGGTCTGTTGCGAGGCGCGGGGTTTGTAGACGCCGTCGACGAAGACCCCGACCGAGGGCGCGGCGTCGAGGAAGGTGTTGTTGGAATTGGCGCCGCGCAGCGAGATCTTGGCGTCGGGACCATAGCGGGCGAAGGTGAGGCCGGGCGTGATCAGCTCGATCCGGCTGACATCGGTGATGCCCGAGCGTTCGAGACCGGCGGCGGTCACGGCCTGGATGGCGATCGACACGTCCTGGATATTCTCGGCGCGTTTCTGCGCGGTGACGATGATATCCTCCAGCCCGCCGGTGTCGGCCTTCGCCGCGGTCTGCGCCTGGGCGGCACCCGTCAGCGCCAGCAGGCTGACGGAGGCCAGGATGATGTTCATCGGTGCGATCTGCATGTGCTTTTCCCCCTTCGTGCCACAATTGCCATCGGGCATCGCCCCGGCCCTTCTTCGGGCACATCGGCGGTTGCGGCGGCAAAGGTGCGACAAACTGAATATATATGCAACAGCAAACTGCATATATTTGCAAGCTCTTGTTTCGCGCGGTGCGTTGCTTAAGGTGCGGCGGTGCCCAAACCGAAACGCGCTTCCTCGACCGATGTCGCCCGGCTGGCCGGCGTCTCCCAATCGGCGGTGTCGCGCGCCTTCTCGCCCGGTGCCATCGTCTCCGTCGCCACGCGGGAAAAGGTGCGCGCGGCGGCGGCGCAGCTGGGCTATCGGCCCAATGCGCTGGCCAGCAGCCTGATCACCAAGCGCACCAACATCGTCGCGCTGATGACCGGCGACATCGCCAATCCGCACTATGCCCGCACCATCAACGCCTTCTCGCTGGGGTTGCAGGAGCGCGGGCTGCACGTGCTGCTGTTCTCGCTGACCGACGGGCAGGATGTGGAGGCCGCGGTGGAGGAGGTGCTGAAATATCGCGTCGATGGCGTGATCATGATTTCGGCGGCGCTGTCGGCGGAGGTGGGGGAGGCCTGCGCCAAGGTCGGCGTGCCGGTCGTGCTGTACAACCGCTATGCCTCGCAGCCGAACGTCAGCTCGGTCCGGATCGAGAACCGGCGCGGCGGCGCGATGGTGGCGGAACATCTGGCAGGCAACGGCCACCGCCAGCTGGGGTTCATCGCCGGCACGCGGGTGGATCGCACCAGCGAGGACCGGGAATGGGGCTTTGTCTCGACGCTGGCGAGCGTGGGGGCGTTCCTGACGGCGCGGGTGGAGGGGGATTATAGTTTCGAAAGCGGCCGGGCGGCGATGCACGAGATGATGCGTGCCGTGGTGGTGCCGACGGCGGTGTTTGCGGCGTCCGACCTGATGGCGTTCGGCGCGCTGGACGCGGCGCGGCACGACCTGAAGCTGCGGGTGCCGCAGGACATCGCCATCGTGGGCTTCGACGACCTGCCGGCGGCGGGCTGGCCGAGCTATGACCTCTCCACCATCCGCCAGCCGGTGGAGGCGATGGCGACGGCGGCGGTGCGGCTGCTGCTGGAGCGGGTGGGCAATGCCGCCGCCGAGCCGCAGACGCTGCTGGTGCCCGGCACGCTGATAAAACGCGGGTCGTCGGCGATCACGCGCTGAGCGTCACGCGCCACGGTTGCGCCGCCCGCCGGTCTGTGCTGAATATATATGCAGCACAGACAGGGGTGGTGGGCAGATGCGCGGTTTTGACCCGAAATTCACAAGTTTTCCCGACTATATCGAGAAGATCACGCGGGAGATCTGGGAGGATCGCGGCATCGGGCTGTCGCTGCGGAAATATTATGCGCCCGACGTGATCGTGCGGGCATCGAATGCCATCATCACCGACAACCGCGGGGTGACGGCGGCGACGCTGGCGACGCTGAACGAGTTTCCCGACCGGCGGCTGGTCTATGAGGATGTGATCTGGGCCGGCAACGACGACGAGGGCTATATCTCCTCCCACCGGCTGATCTCGGTGATGCGCAAGCAGAATGACGGGGCCTATGGCAAGGGTCTGGGCCAGCTGGTGCGCTCC carries:
- a CDS encoding deoxyguanosinetriphosphate triphosphohydrolase, coding for MTARFATVATRGRQHPDTPDGTRTPFARDRDRLIHCTAFRRLRYKTQVFVAPDGDHFRVRLTHSLEVAQLARSVARSLGLNEDLTELLALGHDLGHPPFGHSGEDALTAAMAPWGGFDHNGHTVRILTRLEARTPAYPGLNLGWEALEGLAKHNGPVPRPGWALAEADAAFPLDLASHAGLEAQVAAIADDIAYNAHDLDDGLRAGLLTLDQVLADVPLLADLWHGVETRFPGTPARRLRPQLVRDLIGLMLGDVLGETRQNLAALDPRHPDDIRGAGQTIARFSAAFAPHDRALKAFLRRALYTHPSVNAVREPAAAVVTALFAGFRADPATLPDRWFETLPEGDPARARHIADYIAGMTDRFALNEHKRLYGSQPFRPDMTP
- a CDS encoding DUF1800 domain-containing protein: MSLPVFAPAIAANRFGLGARPDGPAPADPRADLLAQLDRFRADAFPAVAGSAAVTARLVALRETYGQDPAARMEARRIVRKQAQDDYSQAVRARAVTALTTATPFAERLAHFWANHFTVSADKLETLGLAHTLEVEAIRPNLNRRFADLLLAVVRHPAMLLYLDQAQSIGPGSEVGTRAAARRPRADGQPPRPVGLNENLAREILELHTLGVDGGYTQADVSEFARALTGWSVGGFARRGPLARLSRDAPDGAFVFQPAWHEPGDRRLLGTRYRQGGATQAEAMLATLASHPATARHLATKLARHFVADNPPPALVARLADSFLQGRGDLPTLHRALASAPESWAAPAAKVRSPWDWLIAALRGAGLSDLPGFGIVPALNALGQPPWRPGSPAGWGDTAATWAAPDALMRRVETAQRLAALLPAALDARTLAPRLLPGTLTPTTANAITAADSGAQALALLFLSPEFLRR
- a CDS encoding CaiB/BaiF CoA transferase family protein; its protein translation is MAGPLDGIRIIEMAGIGPGPFAGMMLADHGAEVIRIDRPGAQAPEPVLGRNRRSIIVDLKHADGIATVRALVKTADGFFEGLRPGVMERLGLGPDTLLADNPRLVYGRMTGWGQTGPYAPAAGHDINYIALAGALHAYGRAGDKPTPPINMVGDFGGGGMMLAFGMTAALLHAQKTGQGQVIDCAMTEGAAVLMAMIWGFRGLGIWKDERGVNLLDTGTHFYDSYETADSRWISIGSIEPQFYAELRARTGLDQDPDFDAQMNPASWGPLKAKLTALFKSRPRAHWDALMETTDVCYAPILSMAEAPAHPHNAARGSFADIGGMTQPMPAPRYSATTVPTPTPAPKAGADTDALLAELGLDAAALKASGAVR
- a CDS encoding DUF1501 domain-containing protein; its protein translation is MISRRLLLGTGLAAGLLPGLAFAAAPTPRRFVFIILRGAMDGLDTVIPGADPGYAAARGALVVENPLPLPGGLFGLHPALAQTAALAARGQAGFVHAVASPYRDRSHFDGQDVLESGAAAVHALRDGWMNRLTGALAGSSAVAIAPVIPLALKGPANVTSYAPSNLPDAQEALLSRVTRLYAADPLLHPLWSEALSARTLASGMADPTGNRAEPQALAKIAATFLAQANGPRLATLEIGGWDTHSGQKGRLANQLRQLDGAIAALASGLGPLWADTLVLAATEFGRTVAVNGTGGTDHGTGGAALVAGGGLAAFPRLSGRVLADWPGLAPAARFEGRDLRPTTDLRALILTLAAGHFAQDPARLARQLFPDAPPPPLTL
- a CDS encoding PEPxxWA-CTERM sorting domain-containing protein, with amino-acid sequence MINRMKLTVAAALVSLAVMPARAQYLVDTGAGAGPDAWVLAGGASQWGTNVNWAGKFTLSSASVITSLEYWMDVVNAGSFAIRVYSAAKGLPGSSAALYARGVSMGSSSVAGGAAWRGATRQALTLAPGSYWISFESSRTSTFDALLPNYPASPLLDQAFRVGSDPWEPAGTFEPFGVRIGGSAVVALPGDQLEGGALLGRFDAGAMNAAVPESATWVMLIAGFGLVGAGLRRQRAAIG
- a CDS encoding GNAT family acetyltransferase is translated as MTNRPAPLVPADRGATIALWHDCGLTRPWNDPGSDFDRALSGPASTILGLHDAVGLAGTVMVGHDGHRGWVYYLAVAPARQRHGLGRALMTAAEAWLLRHGVPKLNLMVRADNAVAQGFYQAIGYTLSDVTVLQKGLA